GCATCCGGTCCGCGGGAAGGACAGAAGTCCACCTGATTCAAACAACTGGTTGTACGAACTTACTTTCTGCCCGTCAGACGCGGACCTCGGGCGAGTGAAAGGAAGTTCGTCATGCCCACAAGAGTTCTCCCGCCCAATCCCAATCTGGATCACCTCAAGCACCAGGCAAAGGACCTTCTGAAAGATCATGCAGCGCGCGATCGCGCAGTGGCGCAGCGCATTCGCGAATTCCATCCGCGCTTCCGCGAAGCTGCAGATGGTGAAATCTTTGCAACGCATTTGAATCTGAGCGATGCGCAGCTCGCGATTGCTCGTGAATACGGATTCCCAAGTTGGACCAGATTGAAGCGCTGGATCGAGCGCCCAGGCGCGATTGACGATCTAAATCGTCCTCATCACGAGCGCATTGAAGATCCGGTCTTTCGCCGTGCGGTGGATCTGGCCGATGCCGGAGATCTGGCGGGATTGCGAGCGCATCTGGCGCAACATCCGCAGGTAGTAAATCAGCAGCTAACCTTCGAGGGAGGCAATTATTTTCGCAATCCGACTCTCCTGGAATTCACCGCAGAAAACCCGGTTCGACATCGCAGGCTGCCCAAAAACGTCGTGGACGTGATGAAGGTAATTCTGGATGCCGGAGCTAACATGTGGTCGAGGGAGCAAACGCTCGGACTAGTTTGTTCCGGCTGCGTGCCTCGCGAATGCGGAGTTCAGACCGCGCAGATCGACCTGCTGTGCGATTACCGAGCGAGTCCCGATTCGGCGATGCAAACCGCGCTGGCGCACGGAGAATTCGAAGCGGCAAACGCTTTGCTTCGACGCGGCGCTCATGTCAGCCTGCCGGTCGCGGCTGCTCTGGGGCGAGTCGAAGATGCGCGGCGCTTACTCCCAGCATCAGATTGCGATCAACGACACAAGGCGCTCGCGCTCGCATCGCAATTCGGACACTTGGAAATAGTTCGCC
This portion of the Terriglobales bacterium genome encodes:
- a CDS encoding ankyrin repeat domain-containing protein, with protein sequence MPTRVLPPNPNLDHLKHQAKDLLKDHAARDRAVAQRIREFHPRFREAADGEIFATHLNLSDAQLAIAREYGFPSWTRLKRWIERPGAIDDLNRPHHERIEDPVFRRAVDLADAGDLAGLRAHLAQHPQVVNQQLTFEGGNYFRNPTLLEFTAENPVRHRRLPKNVVDVMKVILDAGANMWSREQTLGLVCSGCVPRECGVQTAQIDLLCDYRASPDSAMQTALAHGEFEAANALLRRGAHVSLPVAAALGRVEDARRLLPASDCDQRHKALALASQFGHLEIVRLLLDAGEDPNRYSPIGLHSHSTPLHQAAAGGHAEVVRLLVERGATPEVRDTLFGATPVDWARHEGKKEIETYLRERLTQQT